The sequence below is a genomic window from Rudanella lutea DSM 19387.
CGGCTGCTGACCGGGTACATCTCCCAATGATTGGGCCTGTTCGAGCGTTGTAGCTCGATCGGCATCGAGTTGAGCCTCTTCAATTTGACCTAACTGCTGCCGGGCCAAACCGCGCCAGTAGTAGGCCATCGGGTCTTGCCCTTTAGCATGAAAAACCGCCTGGTCAAACGCCGAGAAAGCCGCATCGAATGCACGGCGGTCGTACAGAATCCGGCCTGTTTCAAGATGAATGTCCGAAACGGAGTTATCGTAACTGGCCCCGGTCTGCAGATCAGCAAGGGCCGCATCGCTATCGCCCAGTTCGCGCAGGCAACGCGCCCGGTACAGGTAGGCAACGCTCAGCCGGGGTTGCTCCTCAATGCGTCGGCTGAAATACTGCATTGCCTGGTCCAACTGGTTCGTATTGTATAGGTCGATACCCGGCTGAAGCAGACTACGCTCTTTATCGGCCGACGTGCGCAGGTCGGCGTAGTAGCGCAGATAGATGATGTAGCTGATGATCGCAAACGTAATCAGAAGTTCCATGGGTGCAAGTTAATCCCTGGCAAGCTACCCGTATGACCCCAGCCTAAACAAAAGCGCCCCCGCAACTACAGGGGTAAAACAATCCGGAAAGTTGAGCCTTGCCCCGGCACGCTATGGGCCATGATCAGCCCCTGGTGGTTTTCGACTACGCGCTTACAAATGGCCAGCCCTACCCCCGTACCAGTATACTGATTGCGCCCGTGCAGCCGTTGAAACATTTGAAAAATGCGTTCGGCGTACCGCTCCTCGAAGCCAATCCCATTATCAGCCACACTGATTTCGGCGTAATTTTTCTGGGGTGGTAAACCCTCGGGCACATCGGCCCCCGACAAGGTACGGCAGCTAACCCGGATGATTGGTAACCGGTCGGGGTGCCGATACGTTACGGCGTTAATCAGGAGGTTCTGAAACAATTGCCGCAGCTGACTGGCATCGCCCGGTACGGTGGGTAACTCTTCACAATCAGTAGTGGCCTGCCCCTCTTGCAGGAGTGGGCTCAGGTCGTCGATAATCTCGTCGATCAACCGACCGAGCGACACCGGTTGCGAGGGTTCCCGATGAGTAGTTAGGCGCGAGTAAGCCAGCAAATCCCGGATCAGGGTGGTCATCCGGCCCGAAGCCGCCTGCATCCGCCGGATGAGGTCCATTCCGTTTTCGCCCAGCTGATCGGCAAACTGAACCGACAGCAGGTTACCAAACGAGTGAATCTTGCGCAGAGGCTCCTGCAAATCGTGCGAAGCGATGTAGGCAAACTGTTGCAGGTTTTCGTTCGATTGTTGAAGCGCCCGGTTCATGTTCATCAATACAGCCTGCTGATGCCGCTCTTCGGTCACATCGGCCGCGTTCAGAATTAATCCCTGATCAAACTTCTTAACCGCCAGGCTCAGCCAGCGGTCCGAATCGGGGTATCGGTACTGAAACCGCTGGGTTTGTCCGGTTTGGCAGGCCTGCTGGCAGTATTCGAGCAGTTTTACGGCCTCTTTTGGAGGAAGCAGCTGCGTAGCCAGGGCCCCCTCCCGCAGTTCGGTACCGAAAAGCCAGGCATCCTGCGCAGCCGGGTTAAACAGCACCAGTTGCAGATCGGTCAGCAAGCCAGAAGGTCCGTGAATAGGCTTACAAATAACCACCGGGTTGGTTGTACTCGCCAGCACATTCTGGAATAGGCTTGCCTGCTGCTGATGGTCGAAAATAGCTTGCTTAAGGGCCGTCACGTTGGCAAACGTAATAATCAGGCGCGAGTCGGTCAGGCGGGCAATGTGGGTATTGAACCACTCGTTGGTCTGTTCGCCGTAATGTTCGCCCCGGTAGGGCTCACCCGTAGCCAGTACGGCCTTACCGATTGTTTGCAAAGGCAGAAAGTCGGCGGGGGTCAGCAGCTCGCTCAGTAGCATCCCCACCTGAGCATTTTTCAGAAGTAAAGCCTGCTCACGGGCGGTCTGATTCACAAAAAGACACCGAAAATCGATAACCACCTGTCCGGCGTCATACACCGATTCGACCACAATAATGCCGTTTAGGGTGGCATTCAGGGCGTTTTCGAGCAGACTGGACCCTAACTCAGAGGCAAAAATCATGTAAATCAGGAGCTAACAGACATAAAAGTACGCCCATAAACACCCAAAAACTATACCTAAGTAGTAGATTTAACAACCTTTTAAGTAGCGAATCAGTTGCCCAGGTCTACTAACGGAACTGTAAGCCCCAGCCCGACAGCCGCCCCCCCAAGCGGGGTAGGTTGCGCGCTTAGGCCAATACGCCCGTCGCGTAACACGGTGTTGTACCGGCGCACGGCGCTATCGACCTGATGATTACTGATAAGCGAAAACCCGATCGACGCGACCAGCGAACCCACATAGATGGTGCGGCTTATTTGGCGGTCGGGCGTCCGGTTAAACAACACATACGCCACCGAGGCCAGTCCGGTAAGCCGCCCCACCGTGGTCCAGGTCCGAAACCGCCGGAAGTGCCGGATAGCCACCGCGTCATTTAGCTCATAGATCGGTATTTCGACCGAAAACGGCGAGCCCAGTTTACGGCCCTTGTACACATACGTGCTCCCCAGAATGGTGGAACCGGGTGCCCGCTCGATGGGCCGAAGCCCTACCGATGGCAAGGGAGTACCCGCCCCCTGCGCCCGCACGGCAGCCGGTGCCAGCAACCACCCGAACAGGATACTCAATAAAAACAGTTTGGCAGAGGCCATAGGAAGGTTGGTGAGTAGGTGCAACAAAACTTAGGCGCGGTTCCGCAGGCCAACCTGTTCGTAAACAAGCTGAAGGATACCATCTTTAAGGCCCAGATCAGGCACGATAATCTCCTGCGCCCCGGCCCACTTCATTACCGAAATATAGATTTCCGAAGCCGGCACGATCACATCGGCCCGGTCAGCGTTGAGACGTAGTTTGTTAATTCGATCTTCCAGACTGAACCCGGCGATGTAATCCTTCATACGCTCAATATCAGCCAGAGTCGTGGTCGTATCCGAAGTCTTCGATACCAGGTTGAATATTTTGCTGATGTTGCCGCCAGTTCCTACCGCAATAACCTCCCGCGAGCGGTCGACGTTATCATCAATCCAGGTCTGAATTTTACCCCAGGCCCCTTTGGTCTCTTTGCCTTCCAGCAAACGAACCGAGCCAATCTTAAATGAACGAGAATTGAGCTTCCGGCGATTCTGGTACAGGTTCAGCTCGGTGCTCCCCCCGCCCACATCGATGTGCAGAAACTGCCGCTCGTCGAGTGCCTGAACCACCACATTGTTGATCAGTTCGGCCTCCTGCTGCCCGTCGATAATGTGAATGTGGATGCCTGTGTCCCGACGGATACGCTCGGCAATTTCGGGTCCGTTGCTCGATTCGCGCATGGCCGAGGTGGCACAAGCCATGTAATGTTCTACCTCGTGCAACTCCATCAGCAGTTTGTACACCTGCATGAGTTTGGTGGTTCGCTCCTCACTGTCGGGGGTGAGCTCACCAAACGTAAACACATCATGCCCCAACCGAAGCGGGAACCGGACATATTCGACTTTTTTGAAGCTGACGATACCGTCGTTATGAAGCACAGTTGAAATCTGGAGCCGGGCCGCGTTGGAGCCGATGTCGATAGCAGCGATTTTCATAGGGGCGAAATTAGGAATTGGAACATGGATTCGGCGGATTGAATGGATTTAAACGGATTTTTTTAGGTTATAGCACAACCGGATGAATAATCAGTAAAAATCCGTTTCATCTGTTGCATCCGTGTTTCTATCCACTATAAAAGCACTATTTTTGCACTATTCTAAGTCAGCCAGTTGACTGACTATCACCGGGGAAATAAACAATTGTATCGTTTGAAAACGATTACTGACCTCCTGCACGAACGCATTCTGGTTCTCGATGGCGCCATGGGAACCATGATTCAGCGCTACAACCTCACCGAAGCCGACTATCGGGGTGAGCGTTTCGCTACTTTTCCGCACGATGTGAAGGGCAACAACGATTTATTGTCGTTGACGCAGCCCCGCATCATCAAGGAAATTCATCGGCAATACCTCGACGCTGGTTCGGATATTGTCGAAACGAATACCTTCAGCAGCACCTCCATCGCCATGGCCGATTACCACATGGAAGATCTGGTGTACGAGTTGAATTACGAATCGGCCCGGCTGGCTAAAGAAGCCGCCACCGAGGTTACCCAACTCACCCCCGACAAGCCCCGGTATGTGGCTGGCGCGATGGGCCCCACCAACCGAACCGCCAGCCTCTCACCCGATGTGAATAACCCCGGTTACCGGGCCGTTACCTTCGACGAGCTGGTGGATGCCTATTACGAGCAGGTACGCGGCTTAGTCGATGGCGGGGCCGACCTGCTGCTGGTCGAGACCATTTTTGATACGCTGAATGCCAAGGCAGCCCTGTTTGCCATTGATAAGTACTTTGCCCAAACCGGCACCCGCCTGCCCATCATGGTGTCGGGAACCATTACCGATGCCTCGGGCCGTACCCTGTCGGGTCAGACCACCGAAGCGTTTCTGTACTCGGTATCGCACCTACCCTTGCTGAGTGTGGGCCTCAACTGTGCCCTCGGGGCCGACCTCATGCGCCCCTATGTGCGTACGCTGGCCAAAGAGGCTCCTTTCTTTGTTTCGGCCTACCCCAATGCTGGCCTGCCCAACGAATTTGGCGAGTACGATGAAACGCCCGATCAGATGGCTGCTACCATTGAGAGCTTTATTCAGGAGGGGTACGTAAACATTGTAGGCGGCTGCTGCGGCTCCACCCCCGATCACATCGGCGCTATTGCCCGCGTGGCCAGCCGGTACCAGCCCCGCCCGCTCCCGGCCCGCGAGCCATACCAGAAACTGAGCGGTCTGGAACCCCTGAAAATTACCGAAGCCACTAATTTTGTCAACATCGGCGAGCGGACCAATGTAACCGGCTCCAAAGCCTTTGCCCGGCTGATCAAAGCAGGTGACTACGACGCAGCTCTGGCGGTAGCCCGTCAGCAGGTAGAGAATGGCGCGCAGGTGATCGACGTTAACATGGACGAGGGCATGCTCGACTCCGTGGAGGCCATGACCACCTTCCTCAACCTCATTGCTGCTGAACCCGACATTGCCCGCGTGCCCATCATGATCGACTCCTCAAAGTGGGAGGTGATCGAAGCCGGGTTGAAATGCGTACAGGGCAAAGCGATTGTTAACTCAATTTCGCTCAAAGAAGGCGAAGAAGCCTTCATCGAAAAGGCGCAGCTGGTGAAGCGGTACGGCGCAGCTACCGTGGTAATGGCTTTCGACGAAACAGGACAGGCCGACTCCTACGAACGGCGTATCGAAATCTGTGAGCGTGCGTACCGGATTCTGGTCGATAAGGTTCAGTTTCAGCCACAGGACATCATTTTCGACCCGAATATTCTGACCGTAGCCACCGGTATCGACGAGCATAATAACTATGCGGTTGATTTTATCAATGCTACCCGCTGGATTAAGCAGAATCTGCCCTTAGCCAAAGTATCGGGTGGGGTGTCGAATATTTCGTTCTCGTTCCGGGGCAACGAACCCGTGCGCGAGGCCATGCACTCCGCGTTTTTGTACCACGCCATCCGGGCCGGGCTCGACATGGGTATTGTTAACGCAGGTCAGCTGGCTATTTACGACGATATTCCGAAGGACCTGCTTGAGCACGTGGAAGACGTGCTGCTCAACCGCCGACCCGACGCTACCGAGCGTATGGTGGCCTTTGCCGAAACCGTAAAATCGAAGGGCAAAGAAGTAGTGCAGGACGATGCCTGGCGCAACGAACCCGTAGCCGAGCGGCTCAAGCATGCCCTCATTAAGGGTATCACGGAGTACATCGACGTGGATGTGGAAGAAGCCCGCCAAAGCGTTGCGCGGCCGTTGCACGTGATCGAGGGCCCGCTCATGGACGGCATGAACGTAGTCGGCGACCTGTTTGGCGCGGGCAAGATGTTTCTGCCGCAG
It includes:
- a CDS encoding tetratricopeptide repeat protein, which encodes MELLITFAIISYIIYLRYYADLRTSADKERSLLQPGIDLYNTNQLDQAMQYFSRRIEEQPRLSVAYLYRARCLRELGDSDAALADLQTGASYDNSVSDIHLETGRILYDRRAFDAAFSAFDQAVFHAKGQDPMAYYWRGLARQQLGQIEEAQLDADRATTLEQAQSLGDVPGQQPRPSAFLDRRLGVNALFVLMHSVVLLYVVKQSPVIHWPYLMASISAAAIGFAEPRRGWLLALLQAGALLVGYYGFTDQPAQSGQKELEAFNLFGSVGLTFVGSFIGSILKRSMISH
- a CDS encoding sensor histidine kinase, which codes for MIFASELGSSLLENALNATLNGIIVVESVYDAGQVVIDFRCLFVNQTAREQALLLKNAQVGMLLSELLTPADFLPLQTIGKAVLATGEPYRGEHYGEQTNEWFNTHIARLTDSRLIITFANVTALKQAIFDHQQQASLFQNVLASTTNPVVICKPIHGPSGLLTDLQLVLFNPAAQDAWLFGTELREGALATQLLPPKEAVKLLEYCQQACQTGQTQRFQYRYPDSDRWLSLAVKKFDQGLILNAADVTEERHQQAVLMNMNRALQQSNENLQQFAYIASHDLQEPLRKIHSFGNLLSVQFADQLGENGMDLIRRMQAASGRMTTLIRDLLAYSRLTTHREPSQPVSLGRLIDEIIDDLSPLLQEGQATTDCEELPTVPGDASQLRQLFQNLLINAVTYRHPDRLPIIRVSCRTLSGADVPEGLPPQKNYAEISVADNGIGFEERYAERIFQMFQRLHGRNQYTGTGVGLAICKRVVENHQGLIMAHSVPGQGSTFRIVLPL
- a CDS encoding Ppx/GppA phosphatase family protein encodes the protein MKIAAIDIGSNAARLQISTVLHNDGIVSFKKVEYVRFPLRLGHDVFTFGELTPDSEERTTKLMQVYKLLMELHEVEHYMACATSAMRESSNGPEIAERIRRDTGIHIHIIDGQQEAELINNVVVQALDERQFLHIDVGGGSTELNLYQNRRKLNSRSFKIGSVRLLEGKETKGAWGKIQTWIDDNVDRSREVIAVGTGGNISKIFNLVSKTSDTTTTLADIERMKDYIAGFSLEDRINKLRLNADRADVIVPASEIYISVMKWAGAQEIIVPDLGLKDGILQLVYEQVGLRNRA
- the metH gene encoding methionine synthase, whose product is MKTITDLLHERILVLDGAMGTMIQRYNLTEADYRGERFATFPHDVKGNNDLLSLTQPRIIKEIHRQYLDAGSDIVETNTFSSTSIAMADYHMEDLVYELNYESARLAKEAATEVTQLTPDKPRYVAGAMGPTNRTASLSPDVNNPGYRAVTFDELVDAYYEQVRGLVDGGADLLLVETIFDTLNAKAALFAIDKYFAQTGTRLPIMVSGTITDASGRTLSGQTTEAFLYSVSHLPLLSVGLNCALGADLMRPYVRTLAKEAPFFVSAYPNAGLPNEFGEYDETPDQMAATIESFIQEGYVNIVGGCCGSTPDHIGAIARVASRYQPRPLPAREPYQKLSGLEPLKITEATNFVNIGERTNVTGSKAFARLIKAGDYDAALAVARQQVENGAQVIDVNMDEGMLDSVEAMTTFLNLIAAEPDIARVPIMIDSSKWEVIEAGLKCVQGKAIVNSISLKEGEEAFIEKAQLVKRYGAATVVMAFDETGQADSYERRIEICERAYRILVDKVQFQPQDIIFDPNILTVATGIDEHNNYAVDFINATRWIKQNLPLAKVSGGVSNISFSFRGNEPVREAMHSAFLYHAIRAGLDMGIVNAGQLAIYDDIPKDLLEHVEDVLLNRRPDATERMVAFAETVKSKGKEVVQDDAWRNEPVAERLKHALIKGITEYIDVDVEEARQSVARPLHVIEGPLMDGMNVVGDLFGAGKMFLPQVVKSARVMKKAVAYLTPFIEAEKTGGASTAGKILLATVKGDVHDIGKNIVGVVLGCNNYEIVDLGVMVSTDKILAEAKKHNVDIIGLSGLITPSLDEMVGVAKEMERQGFTIPLLIGGATTSRIHTAVKIDPHYSGPVIHVLDASRSVPVAGRLVSETEGTRNDIFREIKAEYAKLREEHAKRQKEKNLLGIEKARANAVPIDWSAFEPTKPAFLGNRYFQDYPLAEIAQYIDWTPFFQTWQLHGKFPKILDDATVGAEARKLYDDAQRLLQEIIDNNLLQAKAVVGFYPANATEDDVLLHDFDELSREIPCERHGSHQHIEYKISQVVAERLAAGQSMMSVGEAGELVYDTKAVLHFLRQQNQKAAGLPNLSLADFVAPLSSGREDYIGAFAVTAGIGIEALIDKYERDHDDYNSILVKALADRLAEAFAELMHHRVRTQFWPYAAGEKLTNDELIKEEYQGIRPAPGYPACPDHTEKATLFELLDAGQVGITLTESFAMYPASSVSGFYFSHPESKYFSVGKIAKDQVIDYAHRKNMSVEDVERWLAPVLGY